The DNA window GCGAGCATCTCCTGACACAGCAGAGATTTTTCTAGCACAGAACTGAATTGCAGCATTGTCCAGGACCTGATCACTAGATACCTTTATTAAATAAGACAAAGCACAAATCAGGGTCATCTCCCAATTCTGGGCCCCAGTTACACAAATATTTTCACATCGAAATCTCAAACTGACAGGTCTCCCAGTGcattctatgaaatatttttctgGTCAAAAGAAAGTTTCCAGAGAGCCGGTTTTCACGTGTTTAACTGTTTTTCTGAGAGAAAGAATATAAAGTTTcatgaaatgaaaataacaaaacaaaacatcctttTAAATGAGAAAGGTTCCCACAGGTTCAATTTGTTTTTAAGCTATGAGTATAAGTGAAAAATCTGACTGAATCCAGTTTCCCCTCTCACTCATGAGCTCTTCTCACCATAACCCAGAGCAAAATTTTAGAAAGTAAAATAttcaaacaacttttaaaagatGCCCCTAGTTTTTGTTACCCCTCAAGTACTCTGAACTTTTgtcaggaaaacaatttgcaaGAGACTGCTGCTTACCTGCTTAAGTCGGTCCTGTAAGATGGTGGCTATCTGCTCTTTTGTGTAAGGTGGGAAGTTCACCAGCTGTGGCCTGCACTTTGCTCTAGCTTGAAGTCTAGGTAAGATTCTATCAGTAAGATCCAGGGAATTAGCAATACCTGCAGAAGTTGTTAATGGCACCAGTTAGCTAAGTAGTCACTTCAGTGAAAATCCAGACCTCTGGAAAGTCTCAAGTTTTTATGCTAAATGCCATTTACTCTCCCAATCAAGTACCCCAAGCGACAATTTCCCACTTGGTCCCTTCTACTCATTGGGCAAAATAGGGATTTCATCACCCTAAAGGAAATCATTTGCAGGCTAAGGGAAAAAGATTACTGACATTCAGTTATTTGCACTACTGGAAAGATCATGTAAtcccccaaataatttatatgttaTCTTTTGGAATGCAGTGttacatataacttttttttagtgaggcaattggggttaagtgacttgcccagggtcacatagctagtaagtgttaagtgtctgagggtcctcctgactccagggctggtgctctatccactgcgccacctagctgcctctacatataatttttatgcaGATTTAGCTCCCGATCATAGCTAGCTTAAGCTAACATCAGTATTAATTGCCTTCTCCAAGCACCATCTGGCAAGACAGGAGCAGGAAACttagaaaaaaagtagaagataGAGGGCTCTACCTCTTGGAATACTTATCTTCCTCTAAAGTTCAAATCAGATGCTATCTACTCTGTAAAGCCTGCCTTGATTCTCTCAGTTTTATGTGGCCTCTTTCTCTTCTaccttgtttttgcttttctggaTACATACTGCACCTCTTTCCCCACCTAAAATGTAACatatttgagggaagggactccCCTGCTCTTTGTCTTTATCCTCCAGTGCCCAGCAGTATTAGTGTTTGATTATATATAAGAAATTAATGGTAGAGAACTCACAAATTCTTAAATTGAAAGCTAACAGACAATGAGGACTAACCAATCAACACCAGTCGGGAATCTCTCAGCCAAGGCCATTCAAATAGTGTGTACAACACATCCTGTCCTTTGCTGTCCAACTGATCCATCTCATCCAACACCAATAAGCTACACATAAAAAGAAATTAGTGTCTATGTTAATCTTTTAACAGAAACTTTGAATTGAGGCAAATCTCAAGCTTTCTGCATCCATTCAAGGCTAAACTATTTGGAGGAGCTTACAATGCCCTTCAATCCAGTCACTGAAGTAAAATATGTTTTCCTCCCAAGAATCAGCAAGATCTAGATGCTCTAAAGTAATTTAaatgctttttggggggaggtaatcagggttaagtgacctgtccagggtcacacaactactaaatgtctgaggctgaattcaaactcaggtcctcctgactccaggactggtgttctacccactgtgccacctagtggctccAATTTTAATGATTCTTGAAATTACTTAcagattacatatatatttacttatataccACTCATATAACTACTTATATATCCCACTTACAGaaatcacacatacatacatctccTACTTATAGAAGTAgacattgcattttatttttctcttccttcctccttcagcTCCTAGCCCCaagttattttttgttaaatgcatgaatgaatcACTTATGAGGAAAAGAGATTTATAATTATAAGACTGTCATTATCATTCACTCAGACTTGGACACCATTCAAAGCTGAGCAACAATAACCAGAATAGTACCCTTCATGGAACACTAGGATGTGGGTGTGCAGAGAGATTTCCAGATTTATAACAGAACAACCCAAACCCAGGTGAAACTTACATCATGGGGACCTTCTCTGAAGTCATATGCTtttccaatttcctcatcaagTCCTTCCCAGATGACTTGGATACGCTTTCCTGACAGATCTCCTGAGCAATAGCTGGGAATACAGCCTGGGATGTCCTCAAGGACATGCAATTCAGCATTACAATTTTAATGTCTTTTAGTTCTTCCTAGAAGTATACAAACACAGGAGAATATCTTTAACATTAACTAGAGAATCAATGGAACCCAAAAAAATATCTGAGGTTTCAACAACACTCAAGATAAAGAGAAATTTGATGCCCTCTATTCATTTCTACTCCCTTAATCTTCAAAGTTCAAATAAGGTGATTACAAGGTATTGATGACTTTGGCATGAAGGTCATACCTTAAGACCCACTAAATACCTTGAGGTCCTGCAGAATTCGGTTTAAGCATGCTGTTTTGCCAGTTCCAGGAGCACCAGAAACATAAAGGCTCCCAGCTTTTTTTCCACAGATATGTTCCTTTAGGAAATGCCTGATGacatccatctccttctccctgGCAGGCAGCCTATCTGGGACAGCTGTATTCAGGACCAGCTTTGCTTGTTGGTAACAAGTGCCTATTCCAGACATAAAGGGACAATTAGACACAACAGAAGGTGACTGAGAAGACCCACTGGGTTTTATTCAGAGAAAGTCATAAGCCTTGTTTATGAGGCTGCACTAACAGCTGTCATATAGACACTAACCTTCTTGCTTGAATAGGCCAACACACACAAATTTTTTCTCTGGTGGGCAGCTGTGCTCGGAATTCCTTGATCTCCCTTGACCCTTCTGAACTGGAGAGAGTTCCTTGTCCTGATGGACTACCACTAGATCTCTTTTGCTAGAACTGATTTCCAGCTGACTGTCAAAAAGGAGTCCACACTTCTTAGAGGTAAGTGAAAGAACAGGACCATTTTCTTTCCTACTCCGTTTTGAAGGTGAACAGGTGAGCACATGGGGAGTGTTGCACAGATTGTCATCTCCTGAAACATATTAGGGCCAAAATTCATTATGAAATCCAACAGTTATTAAGCCCTTCTTATATATCGtgaatataaataatgaaaagattaaagaggaaaagaacccatatgtacaaaaatatttgtagcagtatttatagtggaaaagaattggaaactatggGGTGCATGCCCATCAATTTGCTGAAGTTatgatatgtgaatataatggaatactattgtgctgtaaatcATGAAGAAGACCATTTCagagaaaagtggaaagaattTGTATCAACTGATGAAAAGTGatgtgagtagaaccagaacatttattaaatagcaacaatattataaagacaaacaacttggaATATGGAATTCAGATCAACccaatgaccaaccacagttccaggggacacatgatgaaacatgctggcCACCTCCTAATAGggaagtgatggactcagaatgtaggctgagaaattttttttaacatggccagTGCCAGAATTCTTttccttgactatacatgtttgtaactagggttttgttcttcttgttttctcaaggacaagggaatatagagaagatgggagggagaaaaggcagatctgcatttgaaaataaaatataatttcaaagaaggaataaaaacagtTACAGAAGAGCCTAAATTCCACTAGGGAACAGAACAtttacacagaaaagtaaataaaaaataatctgatAAGGAAGAATGcattaataattagaggaatCAGGGTCTGCACAAAAAGTGGTACCTGAAGTGAGGTAACCTAAGAAAGCTAAAGGTTCTAAAAGATGGAAGTAATGAAGTAGTGGGAAATGGCtttgcaaaggcatagagataagAAGTAGAATGCTGAGTTTTGAAAACAACTAGTTGGCTAGTTTAATTGGAATGCATGATGAAGAATATCACATgataactctggaaggtaggaTGGAGCCAGATTGTGTTGGATTTCAAATGCTAGGCTGGgagatttgtattttatcctagaggcaatagggaattaCTTGCAGTGAATGGCAAATGGACCCCCAAAGCAATTTAAGAGATGTTctgccatctggtccaacccagcAAGAGATGAATTTTCCACTTCATTGTCAGGACTTGTTAAAAAGCAGACTCAAAATccatgggaaaaaatgagaaatcacTTCTTGGAAAACAGATTGCCTACCTCACCCTAAAGCTAAAAATGCTTTTAAGCAAGCAACTACCTGTCACAACCTGGTCCACCAGATGGCGCCAGTTCATCATCTTGATTTAATATGAGCACCAGAAAAGGTTAGATGAAGTATAAAAAAGTTGGTGAGGagggctattctttttttttggtgaggcaattggggttaagtgacttgcccagggtcacacagctagtaagtgttaagtgtctgaggctggatccgaactcaggtcctcctgactccagggccagtgctctatccactgagctacctagctgcccctaggagggCTATTCTAAAAGAAGTGTGTTCCTTGGAAAGAATCTACTTGTTCTTTTCTGTAATAATAATGGCTCATTATCATAAGgtcatttaaaagtaaaaattaaccCCAAGACCTAGTGAAATACTAGGGAACTAGAAGTCGAAGTTCAAGTATTACATCCaattaaaaaattatacaataatactgtaagacttgagaactctgatcatcTAAACAACCCCACCAtcattccagaagactcatgatgaaacaatCTACTCAATTCTGGACAGGTGACTGGCCAACCCATACAATCAAGACAAACATTTTTAGACAAGGGCAATGAATGCTTCACTACACTCATGTATTAccagggctttgtttttctttctttttcaattattcaCTACACTCATGTATTAccagggctttgtttttctttctttttcaattggaTAGGAAAAGCTGGACAGGGAGAAGGTAAGCTAtggttaattggaaaaaaaaattctaataaaatCTGGTTTGGAACATGACCTCTAAAAATAACTCCTGGCAGTTTGCAGTTAAGGGAAAATTCGGCTGATTTTTGGAAATTGCTGCAAAAAACCTGGAGGTGAAAAAGTCGCGCAGAAAATTGTAAGTCATAGAGCTGCGTCTATAATTACCTAGCCGTTTCCTGGGActgagaggcaggattttaacatTGGTGGACGATCTGATATCTCCACGGTTTTTTCCTCGGTCTGATGTCTTGGCTACTTTCTTCTTTGGAAAGTCAATGGTGGCCTGAGATTTGGATCTGGTATTGGGCATGATGGCAATACACTCAGGGCTAGAAAATAAGCAGATTTAACAACtcaagaaacatttctttttttccttttttcgggtcaatgagggttaagtgacttgcccagggtcacacagctagtgtcgtgtctaaggctgaatttgaactcagggccgatgctttatccactgcgccacccaggtgtcccctcaacaaacatttaataagtgcctggAAGTAAGACAAtgtggatgcaaagacaaaaaggggaaaaaggggtctttgctttcaaggagcctGTGTTTTACTGGGGTAGTGGTTCTGAAAGTGCAGTCCTCAGGAAAGCCCTAGGGATCACCCGGTCAAAACTACTTTCGTAAAAATTCTAATACTTTTAACTTCTAATAGGGTGAATAACCACAGACATAAGCCATGTAAATAAATGTTAGTAAGAACAGCAGGAGTCAGCGGAAGGCTCTCTAcctcacacacgcacacagacgCTCCCCACCCCCCGCCCGCCATCAGGGCTCATCACCCATACTCCTAGGCGCGCCGGCTCTTCCCTCGGCCTCAGCCCGCGCCCCTTCCCCACCACAACTATCCTCCTCCCggctgcccccatgcctggactGGCACCCGAGCTGTACTCGCCCTTCGCCCTCTCCGGCTCCTAGCCTCCTCACCTCAATTCACCCAAGTTCAGCTCAAGTCAGCTGCTCGAGCCACACAGCACCGCAGTGTTTTCCACAGCTCGCGCCAATTCCCCTCAGCTGAGAGATTCCCGTTTCCCGCCGGAGAGGGACCGCACCGCTGATTGGCTGGCATCCTGAAGCGGGAGGGGAAAGGCTGCCCCGCTCTCCCGCTCGCTTCCCCTCCTCCATTGGCCCTTGAACCAATAGAAAAGCCCCAAGTCTCTGGCGCGCCAAGAGGCCGCATCCCCTGGGAGTGGACCACATCAACATCCGGCTTCTGAGCGGAAAGTCATGAACATAGCGGGGTTGGTAGGCTACGGCAGCCGAGAAGGGGCCGCAAAGGTCCCTGGGAATTGTAGTCTAGCTACGACTAACACACAACCCATCTCACCCGCTAAAGTTTACTCACGATTCGTTTTTTAAGTATTAAAGGATTTTCCCTTCAAGCAAATAGTACCCCAAACTGCGGGCATCCCAGAATAGTACGACACATGAGAGAATGCGTACTTAAGATTTCAGTTTATCTTTTCTACTGCAAAATCGCAAACTCTTCCCCCGCGAAACCATAGGTTCTTAAGCAAAAGGTCTTCTCTCGGCCTAAGGTCAGTAATAGAGGGAGGGATACGGCTGGGTTTTCAGAAGTGTACCCCAGGATTCCCTTGAGATTCTGGATTAGGAAAGCGGTcaagtccctttccctcccccccccaccccaagggcaattcgggttaagtgacttgcccagggtcacacagctagtgtcaagtgtctgaggcagaatttgaactcaggtactcctgaatccagggccggtgctttatccactggccacctagcggccccctttccctttttaggAAAATTCAGTTTTCCTAATTAACAAAAACCAGGGGAGAGACTTCAACATCAA is part of the Dromiciops gliroides isolate mDroGli1 chromosome 4, mDroGli1.pri, whole genome shotgun sequence genome and encodes:
- the CDC6 gene encoding cell division control protein 6 homolog, whose protein sequence is MPNTRSKSQATIDFPKKKVAKTSDRGKNRGDIRSSTNVKILPLSPRKRLGDDNLCNTPHVLTCSPSKRSRKENGPVLSLTSKKCGLLFDSQLEISSSKRDLVVVHQDKELSPVQKGQGRSRNSEHSCPPEKKFVCVGLFKQEGTCYQQAKLVLNTAVPDRLPAREKEMDVIRHFLKEHICGKKAGSLYVSGAPGTGKTACLNRILQDLKEELKDIKIVMLNCMSLRTSQAVFPAIAQEICQESVSKSSGKDLMRKLEKHMTSEKVPMILLVLDEMDQLDSKGQDVLYTLFEWPWLRDSRLVLIGIANSLDLTDRILPRLQARAKCRPQLVNFPPYTKEQIATILQDRLKQVSSDQVLDNAAIQFCARKISAVSGDARKALDVCRRAVEIVESDVRNQTVLKPLSECKSAMSSFQSPVPKRVGLIHISQVISDTYGSRIALSQEGAQDSFPLQQKILVCSLLLLTRQLKAKEVTLGKLYEAYSKVCRKQQVAAVDQSECLSLSGLLETRGILGLKKSKETRLTKVSLKIEEREMEHALKDRVLIGTILTNGLP